The Rosa chinensis cultivar Old Blush chromosome 7, RchiOBHm-V2, whole genome shotgun sequence DNA segment GGATGGCATTGATTTCTGAGTTATTAACTACCACAATAATCTTGGCTACTAGGCCCTTCTCACTTCTCAAGCTTTTGTGCATGTTTGGAGTAAAAactcttttccttttcattaaTCTATGGACAGAGTTGGTGAAGGCAGTAGTCAGCTTCCATGTGAATTTATTCTGGAGAATCCTCATATGGTCAATTGCTATTATATATCTTCCTGGACGAATTTTGACGGCCTTACAAAGGGAGAGACATGTAGGTCTTCTCTTCCTTTTGTAAACTTTTACCCTACTACTTTTGACAAACTGGAAAGGCATGTTTACATGTTTTTTTATGCAGAAAAATGGGCATCTGTTGTAGCTCCATCTTTTCAAGCATATTCTACAGTTCAGTTCTCTTTTAATTAGTCCTAAATTTCATTTCTCTCAAAATGTCTTagcaatggttttttttttatggtaagCAGCTGGAACTGCATTTACATGATATGCAAATCGAGCTCCAGAATCTGGCATGGGATAGGAAAGAGCTTGAGGAACATCTACAAAAAGCaattaaagaacaaaaaataatgGAGCTGATATTAGCAGAGCTTGAAGAAGAACATGACAAGGTCATTGCCAAAATTGAAGTGCTAGTGGGCGAGGTAAAGATCTTTTCTTATCCCTTGCATGCCTTGAGCATTTCCATTTATCTGGTTCTTCTGTATTTAGGTATATCTTCTGTATATGTCAGAAATGATGTAAGGCTGCTATAACATGCAGAACGAGAGTATGTTGTGTCCACATTGGCACTGGTGTCCACTGCACAATGGTGTAATAAAGTTTCAAGACCCAACCTTTATTTTAGTAAAGTTGATTAATGAACTGAGTTCTATAAAGCTTAAATTTACATGCTACAACATATAGACTAGAGCAACAATTTAACCTCATACAAACATTGGAATCTTTTCTGCGGGATGTTAGGCTTTATGTCAACTCTGTTTGTCTGACATGATCTCCAGCATAACGAGATACATGTATGTTGCTTTATATTCAAGATTCATTCTGTTCACTCAATTAGTTATCAAACAGTTGGCACAAGTGACATGAAGTCCATGAACCCTTGAATAAGTGTAAATCTATGCATTATATGAGGTGATAGGTGCACCCCATACTGTTAAACTTACTTGATAGACCATTTGTTTATATTCTTCTTATCAACAAATGGTGTGTAATGGGTTATCAAGACCCAACCTTTATTTTAGtaaatttaattaataaattgggTGCTCTAATGCTCAAGTGTAACTTCTAGAACTAATACTTGGTAAGTGCTAGCATTTAACTAGATGAAAAAATCGAAATCTTTACCAAGCTTTGTTAGGATTCGTGAAACAGACTACAAGTTGACTCCTGCAAATGAAAGCAATATCAAGTTCACTTTGTTAAGTGCTAAAAACCTGTTCTAGCATTTAATATGATATCAAGCAGATTATTGTATTGTTTCTTAGTTCTTAAAGAAAGCCAACAGGAAGCAGATTGTTGGAGTTGCTTCAGTGGGACTTCAAATATTTGTCcttctaaatatatattcacTGTCTGgtgtattttaatattttactgAACCATGACTTCTATGTCTTCTGGCAGTTACAGGATCTGAAAACTGAAAATCTTCGGCtgaaagaagttcaaggaaagagCTATTGGAACTTTAAAGGTCGAGATGAAACAAGTGATGTCCATAATACAGCAATCGCTGACTATGGCATTCCCTACGGGATCCCATCATGGAAATCCAGTTATGATGGAAGTGGTATTGTCCTCCAGGACCTTCTAATGCGCAAAGATGCGTGGGGAGAAGAAAGTAAACCTAAAACCGAGTTGCAGATCTTACGAAATGATTCAAAGTACGTTGGGCCTGTTCATCCTATTATGCCTAAAACCAACTCCAGAATTGTAGATATGGGTGAAGTTTTTAACC contains these protein-coding regions:
- the LOC112178871 gene encoding uncharacterized protein LOC112178871, which gives rise to MALISELLTTTIILATRPFSLLKLLCMFGVKTLFLFINLWTELVKAVVSFHVNLFWRILIWSIAIIYLPGRILTALQRERHLELHLHDMQIELQNLAWDRKELEEHLQKAIKEQKIMELILAELEEEHDKVIAKIEVLVGELQDLKTENLRLKEVQGKSYWNFKGRDETSDVHNTAIADYGIPYGIPSWKSSYDGSGIVLQDLLMRKDAWGEESKPKTELQILRNDSKYVGPVHPIMPKTNSRIVDMGEVFNQRRVIAMKQSLFSAVLSLLVGVIIWQAEDPCMPLVVALFTVVGMSLKSVVEFFSTIKNRPASDAVALLSFNWFILGTLTYPTLPRVAHMVAHQWHQILWTGH